The Rhea pennata isolate bPtePen1 chromosome 7, bPtePen1.pri, whole genome shotgun sequence genome contains a region encoding:
- the LIPA gene encoding lysosomal acid lipase/cholesteryl ester hydrolase isoform X1: protein MRGLAAAAAALLLLQSAASSGAAGRGRRNVDPETNMNISQIITFRGYPSEEYEVTTEDGYILSINRIPYGRKGYGRNKDPKPAVFLQHGLLADGSNWITNLDYNSLGFMLADAGYDVWLGNSRGNTWSRKHTHFTVKQEEFWIFSFDEMAKYDIPAFVDFILKKTGQEQVFYVGHSQGTTMAFIAFSTLPNLAKKIKMFFALAPVATIKFATSPLVKLGVFPDLLLKDMLGKKQFLPQNSLLKWLATHVCTHRLLDDLCGNIFFLLCGFNERNLNMSRVDVYSTHCPAGTSVQNMIHWSQAVRSGELKAYDWGSKAANMAHYNQSTPPFYKIKEMTVPTAVWTGGQDWLADPKDVAMLLTQITNLVYHKNIPEWEHLDFIWGLDAPYRMYNEIMNLMRKYL, encoded by the exons ATGCGGGGcctggcggcggccgcggccgcgctgctgctgctgcagagcgcCGCCAGCTCGGGCGCCGCGGGCAGAGGGCGGCGGAACGTGGATCCCGAGACGAACATGAACATC agtCAAATTATTACCTTCAGGGGATACCCTAGTGAGGAATATGAAGTGACAACAGAAGATGGATATATCCTTTCCATTAACAGAATTCCATACGGAAGAAAAGGTTACGGGAGGAACAAAG ATCCAAAGCCTGCTGTATTTCTGCAGCATGGTTTGCTTGCAGATGGCAGTAACTGGATCACAAACTTGGATTACAACAGCCTTGGCTTTATGCTGGCAGATGCTGGTTATGATGTGTGgctagggaacagcagagggAACACCTGGTCAAGGAAACATACACACTTCACAGTGAAGCAAGAAGAATTCTGGATTTTCAG CTTTGATGAAATGGCTAAGTATGACATTCCAGCCTTTGTGgactttattttgaagaaaactggCCAGGAACAAGTATTTTATGTTGGCCATTCACAAGGCACCACAATGG ctttcattgctttttcaACTCTACCAAACCTAGctaagaaaatcaaaatgttcTTTGCCTTGGCACCAGTAGCTACGATCAAGTTTGCCACTAGTCCTCTGGTAAAATTGGGAGTGTTTCCTGACCTGCTGCTCAAG GATATGCTTGGAAAGAAACAATTCCTTCCTCAGAATTCCTTGCTGAAGTGGCTTGCTACCCATGTTTGCACTCACAGACTTCTTGATGACCTTTGTGGCaacatattctttcttctgtgtggTTTTAATGAGAGAAACTTGAATATG AGCCGAGTGGATGTGTATTCAACGCACTGTCCTGCAGGCACATCTGTACAAAACATGATCCACTGGAGCCAG GCTGTAAGATCTGGGGAACTCAAAGCTTATGACTGGGGAAGCAAGGCTGCAAATATGGCTCACTACAACCAG TCGACCCCCCCtttctacaaaataaaagagatgaCTGTGCCAACTGCTGTGTGGACTGGTGGACAGGACTGGCTGGCAGACCCAAAGGATGTTGCCATGCTGCTTACTCAGATCACAAACTTGGTTTACCACAAAAACATTCCAGAATGGGAACATTTGGATTTCATCTGGGGTCTTGATGCACCTTACCGCATGTATAACGAAATAATGAACTTGATGAGGAAATATCTCTAA
- the LIPA gene encoding lysosomal acid lipase/cholesteryl ester hydrolase isoform X3: MRGLAAAAAALLLLQSAASSGAAGRGRRNVDPETNMNISQIITFRGYPSEEYEVTTEDGYILSINRIPYGRKGYGRNKDPKPAVFLQHGLLADGSNWITNLDYNSLGFMLADAGYDVWLGNSRGNTWSRKHTHFTVKQEEFWIFSFDEMAKYDIPAFVDFILKKTGQEQVFYVGHSQGTTMAFIAFSTLPNLAKKIKMFFALAPVATIKFATSPLVKLGVFPDLLLKDMLGKKQFLPQNSLLKWLATHVCTHRLLDDLCGNIFFLLCGFNERNLNMSRVDVYSTHCPAGTSVQNMIHWSQSTPPFYKIKEMTVPTAVWTGGQDWLADPKDVAMLLTQITNLVYHKNIPEWEHLDFIWGLDAPYRMYNEIMNLMRKYL; this comes from the exons ATGCGGGGcctggcggcggccgcggccgcgctgctgctgctgcagagcgcCGCCAGCTCGGGCGCCGCGGGCAGAGGGCGGCGGAACGTGGATCCCGAGACGAACATGAACATC agtCAAATTATTACCTTCAGGGGATACCCTAGTGAGGAATATGAAGTGACAACAGAAGATGGATATATCCTTTCCATTAACAGAATTCCATACGGAAGAAAAGGTTACGGGAGGAACAAAG ATCCAAAGCCTGCTGTATTTCTGCAGCATGGTTTGCTTGCAGATGGCAGTAACTGGATCACAAACTTGGATTACAACAGCCTTGGCTTTATGCTGGCAGATGCTGGTTATGATGTGTGgctagggaacagcagagggAACACCTGGTCAAGGAAACATACACACTTCACAGTGAAGCAAGAAGAATTCTGGATTTTCAG CTTTGATGAAATGGCTAAGTATGACATTCCAGCCTTTGTGgactttattttgaagaaaactggCCAGGAACAAGTATTTTATGTTGGCCATTCACAAGGCACCACAATGG ctttcattgctttttcaACTCTACCAAACCTAGctaagaaaatcaaaatgttcTTTGCCTTGGCACCAGTAGCTACGATCAAGTTTGCCACTAGTCCTCTGGTAAAATTGGGAGTGTTTCCTGACCTGCTGCTCAAG GATATGCTTGGAAAGAAACAATTCCTTCCTCAGAATTCCTTGCTGAAGTGGCTTGCTACCCATGTTTGCACTCACAGACTTCTTGATGACCTTTGTGGCaacatattctttcttctgtgtggTTTTAATGAGAGAAACTTGAATATG AGCCGAGTGGATGTGTATTCAACGCACTGTCCTGCAGGCACATCTGTACAAAACATGATCCACTGGAGCCAG TCGACCCCCCCtttctacaaaataaaagagatgaCTGTGCCAACTGCTGTGTGGACTGGTGGACAGGACTGGCTGGCAGACCCAAAGGATGTTGCCATGCTGCTTACTCAGATCACAAACTTGGTTTACCACAAAAACATTCCAGAATGGGAACATTTGGATTTCATCTGGGGTCTTGATGCACCTTACCGCATGTATAACGAAATAATGAACTTGATGAGGAAATATCTCTAA
- the CH25H gene encoding cholesterol 25-hydroxylase, whose protein sequence is MNCSVPSRVLLSYRMDGQQDRLCLQFLWDFVTAKEPLIKSPYFPVLFSFIAYMAFCLPYVALDFLSTRLPNLRKYKIQPQSYPTLGMMVPCVIQSVYHHVVFIFPVTFFHWYWRPVNLPVMAPELPEVLLEVVVCLLLFDFEYFLWHLLHHRVPWLYKTFHKVHHKHVSTFALTTQYSSVWELLSLGFFAAINPVLLRCHPLTEMIFFLVNIWLSVEDHSGYDLPWSTHRLVPFGLYGGAPHHDLHHLKFKSNYAPYFTHWDRLFGTFTESHSH, encoded by the coding sequence ATGAACTGCAGCGTACCCAGCAGAGTCCTGCTCAGCTACCGAATGGATGGACAGCAGGACAGGTTGTGCCTTCAGTTCCTTTGGGACTTTGTTACAGCAAAGGAGCCATTGATTAAGTCACCTTATTTTccagtgctgttttcttttatagcATACATGGCTTTCTGTCTTCCTTACGTTGCACTGGACTTTTTAAGCACCAGACTACCAAACttgagaaaatacaaaatccaGCCACAGAGCTATCCAACTCTCGGAATGATGGTGCCTTGCGTTATTCAAAGTGTCTATCATcatgttgttttcatttttccagtgacaTTTTTCCACTGGTACTGGAGACCAGTGAACCTGCCTGTGATGGCTCCAGAGCTGCCTGAGGTCCTGCTGGAAGTGGTAGTTTGCCTGCTTCTGTTTGATTTTGAGTATTTCCTTTGGCATTTGCTTCATCACAGGGTGCCTTGGCTCTATAAGACCTTTCACAAGGTGCATCACAAGCATGTATCAACATTTGCTCTTACTACACAGTACTCCAGTGTATGGGAATTGCTTTCACTGGGATTTTTTGCTGCCATCAATCCAGTGCTCCTCAGATGTCATCCTTtgacagaaatgattttcttccttgtaaACATTTGGTTGTCAGTGGAGGACCATTCAGGATATGACCTTCCATGGTCAACTCACCGACTTGTGCCTTTTGGTTTGTATGGAGGAGCTCCACATCATGATCTCCATCATCTGAAATTCAAATCAAACTATGCTCCTTACTTCACCCACTGGGACAGACTCTTTGGGACATTCACAGAGTCACATTCTCATTAA
- the LIPA gene encoding lysosomal acid lipase/cholesteryl ester hydrolase isoform X2 has product MPLACSRKVGKEPEPSCYLEFEKSQIITFRGYPSEEYEVTTEDGYILSINRIPYGRKGYGRNKDPKPAVFLQHGLLADGSNWITNLDYNSLGFMLADAGYDVWLGNSRGNTWSRKHTHFTVKQEEFWIFSFDEMAKYDIPAFVDFILKKTGQEQVFYVGHSQGTTMAFIAFSTLPNLAKKIKMFFALAPVATIKFATSPLVKLGVFPDLLLKDMLGKKQFLPQNSLLKWLATHVCTHRLLDDLCGNIFFLLCGFNERNLNMSRVDVYSTHCPAGTSVQNMIHWSQAVRSGELKAYDWGSKAANMAHYNQSTPPFYKIKEMTVPTAVWTGGQDWLADPKDVAMLLTQITNLVYHKNIPEWEHLDFIWGLDAPYRMYNEIMNLMRKYL; this is encoded by the exons ATGCCTTTGGCATGTAGCAGAAAAGTGGGGAAAGAGCCTGAGCCCTCGTGTTATCTGGAGTTTGAAAAG agtCAAATTATTACCTTCAGGGGATACCCTAGTGAGGAATATGAAGTGACAACAGAAGATGGATATATCCTTTCCATTAACAGAATTCCATACGGAAGAAAAGGTTACGGGAGGAACAAAG ATCCAAAGCCTGCTGTATTTCTGCAGCATGGTTTGCTTGCAGATGGCAGTAACTGGATCACAAACTTGGATTACAACAGCCTTGGCTTTATGCTGGCAGATGCTGGTTATGATGTGTGgctagggaacagcagagggAACACCTGGTCAAGGAAACATACACACTTCACAGTGAAGCAAGAAGAATTCTGGATTTTCAG CTTTGATGAAATGGCTAAGTATGACATTCCAGCCTTTGTGgactttattttgaagaaaactggCCAGGAACAAGTATTTTATGTTGGCCATTCACAAGGCACCACAATGG ctttcattgctttttcaACTCTACCAAACCTAGctaagaaaatcaaaatgttcTTTGCCTTGGCACCAGTAGCTACGATCAAGTTTGCCACTAGTCCTCTGGTAAAATTGGGAGTGTTTCCTGACCTGCTGCTCAAG GATATGCTTGGAAAGAAACAATTCCTTCCTCAGAATTCCTTGCTGAAGTGGCTTGCTACCCATGTTTGCACTCACAGACTTCTTGATGACCTTTGTGGCaacatattctttcttctgtgtggTTTTAATGAGAGAAACTTGAATATG AGCCGAGTGGATGTGTATTCAACGCACTGTCCTGCAGGCACATCTGTACAAAACATGATCCACTGGAGCCAG GCTGTAAGATCTGGGGAACTCAAAGCTTATGACTGGGGAAGCAAGGCTGCAAATATGGCTCACTACAACCAG TCGACCCCCCCtttctacaaaataaaagagatgaCTGTGCCAACTGCTGTGTGGACTGGTGGACAGGACTGGCTGGCAGACCCAAAGGATGTTGCCATGCTGCTTACTCAGATCACAAACTTGGTTTACCACAAAAACATTCCAGAATGGGAACATTTGGATTTCATCTGGGGTCTTGATGCACCTTACCGCATGTATAACGAAATAATGAACTTGATGAGGAAATATCTCTAA